A single region of the Synergistes jonesii genome encodes:
- a CDS encoding UvrD-helicase domain-containing protein has product MSKENGAPAWHSLINGTEAQIDALKSDKYLTVVSAGAGTGKTQTLAQRFAWLLASDPECRAGEILVLTFTKKAAGEMRDRIKNTLVKWRSAFPKELAHLQSAIDSMDDAYISTIHSFAMKMIRESGLELDVDPAASIMPEAKADIWWKEYERALSALDAEKIAAMLPEEWRARAAALLSSPDLTELLNAYGPRAIAEASESCAEKLYCAGQTPGSLWRHDDAALLDDVASLKKSCPEIFRLWKEAVFPAILSTPEFTAGGKKPSKTKEKFEAFVERWKGAAASVESAEEFLAELISGPLSNLNMSREIKGAIEAGLGCALSEWRDEKRRALLMMKAPSKGEKKVNGTLCEICALGWAAWDEFRRRESMLSLSDLIRCARDVLESSPAYKRRFKHIMIDEFQDTDPLQDELVEAMWTAPDAESDFHNTLFIVGDQKQSIYRFRHADLMLFRKYIKKAQVEGAEGCCKYVSLDRNFRTSSGLLEKFNDVFENIWEGDPEIIYERLLPPDDEVFTDRRNEKAGGPYLRLLCALSGEEESDVKAADLRLRLYAALGREIMKAHAEKKQIWDKEAYNPDGGKGAFRAADWKDFAVLVPSRAEYDMLERAFDSLGLPYLLSTSKKYFARGETGDLVNFVSLLSAPEEPLYLAGWLASPLSGLSSEEAGRLLQSAFEMRERGMPIPLSRLLREKNPALSERVDRLRRRAHFSGVSAAIRELMKRPFFLESYDGTRRRRVCANISHLADVAEEYEKSEGCSLKGCAEYLLSELSTQGAKEEPDVADESADAVRVMTVHASKGLEFPITALVYREGKRGAGVGPLYVSKRYGVTAKLSPHFASKEGEELYTAALWEESREAEEEKAERKRLWYVGFTRAADELILCGAYKKRKGGSFGGKDSIMLRLLESGREDATLLTCDVRERKNSAGLPARPAAEPMELAEEVPAKLGRISASAYALLSWCPAAYRTVYRQGRAANWLVKGGDGGGSEFGSLSHWLLARWDFDAASLAGWLPLQKDDPLFERVSRRLPAELRGEFADDAKRREARELLTEYSRSAECAKFAALAADGARPLMRETRFRVPDRGTLLVGSTDVFWQDQSGLHLRDWKTSAEKYSPSWYYERQLEFYAYALHKNQKKNSGAAPIDSAIIYLRSPERVREPRAYSEEDFSAIAEAIEAAAVTALSGSFAGAVERCGECPWRRECAARTSGKDD; this is encoded by the coding sequence ATGAGTAAAGAAAATGGCGCCCCCGCGTGGCATTCGCTGATAAATGGCACTGAGGCGCAGATAGACGCGCTCAAGAGCGACAAGTACCTCACGGTCGTGAGCGCCGGAGCCGGAACGGGAAAGACTCAGACGCTCGCCCAGCGCTTCGCTTGGCTGCTCGCCTCCGACCCCGAATGCCGCGCCGGCGAAATACTCGTGCTGACCTTTACGAAGAAGGCGGCCGGCGAAATGCGCGACCGCATAAAAAATACGCTCGTCAAATGGCGTTCGGCGTTTCCGAAGGAGCTCGCACACCTTCAGTCTGCGATAGATTCGATGGATGACGCGTACATTTCGACGATCCACTCCTTCGCGATGAAGATGATCAGGGAATCGGGACTTGAGCTCGACGTCGACCCCGCCGCGTCGATCATGCCGGAGGCGAAGGCCGATATATGGTGGAAGGAATACGAGAGGGCGCTCTCGGCGCTCGACGCGGAAAAGATAGCGGCGATGCTGCCGGAGGAGTGGAGAGCGCGTGCGGCCGCGCTGCTTTCCTCGCCCGATCTCACGGAGCTGCTGAACGCTTACGGCCCGCGCGCGATAGCCGAGGCGTCCGAAAGCTGTGCGGAAAAGCTTTACTGCGCTGGGCAGACGCCGGGAAGCCTCTGGCGGCACGACGACGCGGCGCTGCTCGACGATGTGGCCTCTTTGAAAAAGAGCTGCCCCGAAATATTCAGGCTGTGGAAAGAGGCGGTTTTTCCCGCGATACTTTCTACCCCCGAATTTACCGCCGGCGGCAAAAAGCCCTCGAAGACGAAGGAAAAATTCGAAGCCTTCGTCGAACGCTGGAAGGGCGCGGCGGCAAGCGTCGAGAGCGCCGAAGAGTTCCTCGCGGAGCTCATTTCCGGCCCTCTTTCCAATCTGAACATGTCGCGCGAAATAAAGGGCGCGATAGAGGCCGGGCTCGGATGCGCCCTCTCCGAGTGGCGCGACGAGAAAAGAAGGGCGCTTTTGATGATGAAAGCGCCGTCGAAGGGCGAAAAAAAGGTGAACGGAACGCTCTGCGAAATCTGCGCGCTCGGCTGGGCCGCCTGGGACGAGTTCCGCCGCCGCGAGAGCATGCTTTCGCTATCCGACCTCATACGCTGCGCACGCGATGTGCTTGAATCGTCCCCCGCCTATAAGCGCAGATTCAAACATATCATGATAGACGAATTCCAGGACACCGACCCGTTGCAGGACGAGCTGGTCGAAGCCATGTGGACGGCGCCGGACGCCGAAAGCGATTTTCACAACACGCTTTTTATCGTAGGAGACCAGAAGCAGTCCATCTACCGCTTCCGCCACGCGGACCTGATGCTTTTCCGCAAATACATAAAAAAGGCGCAGGTCGAAGGGGCTGAGGGGTGCTGCAAATACGTTTCCCTCGACAGGAATTTCAGGACGTCGAGCGGGCTGCTCGAAAAGTTCAACGACGTCTTTGAAAATATCTGGGAGGGAGATCCCGAAATTATTTACGAGCGCCTGCTGCCGCCTGACGACGAAGTTTTCACGGACCGCAGGAACGAAAAGGCCGGCGGGCCGTATCTCAGGCTGCTGTGCGCACTCTCCGGCGAAGAGGAATCGGATGTGAAGGCGGCCGATCTGCGTCTGCGCCTCTACGCCGCGCTCGGACGCGAGATAATGAAGGCTCACGCCGAAAAAAAACAGATATGGGACAAGGAGGCGTACAACCCCGACGGAGGAAAGGGAGCCTTCCGCGCCGCCGACTGGAAAGACTTTGCCGTGCTCGTGCCCTCGCGAGCCGAATACGACATGCTCGAAAGGGCTTTCGACTCGCTCGGCCTTCCGTATCTTCTTTCGACTTCGAAAAAATATTTCGCGCGCGGCGAGACCGGCGACCTAGTGAACTTTGTCTCCCTGCTCTCCGCCCCGGAGGAACCGCTCTATTTAGCCGGATGGCTGGCCTCCCCCTTATCAGGCCTTTCTTCCGAGGAAGCTGGGCGGCTTTTGCAAAGCGCGTTCGAAATGAGGGAGAGGGGGATGCCGATACCTCTTTCGCGCCTTTTGCGGGAAAAGAATCCGGCCCTCTCGGAGCGCGTCGACAGGCTGCGCAGGAGAGCGCACTTCTCGGGCGTTTCGGCGGCGATACGCGAACTGATGAAAAGGCCTTTCTTCCTCGAAAGCTACGACGGCACGCGCAGGCGCCGCGTCTGCGCGAACATTTCGCATCTCGCCGACGTCGCGGAGGAGTACGAAAAATCGGAGGGGTGCTCGCTGAAGGGCTGCGCGGAATATCTTCTGTCTGAGCTCTCGACGCAGGGCGCCAAGGAGGAGCCCGACGTCGCCGACGAATCCGCCGACGCGGTGCGCGTGATGACGGTCCACGCGTCGAAAGGACTCGAGTTCCCGATAACGGCGCTCGTTTACAGAGAGGGAAAGAGAGGCGCGGGCGTAGGCCCCCTTTATGTCTCGAAGAGGTACGGCGTGACGGCGAAGCTCTCTCCGCACTTCGCGTCGAAAGAGGGCGAGGAGCTCTATACGGCCGCGCTGTGGGAGGAGAGCCGCGAGGCGGAAGAAGAAAAAGCCGAGCGCAAGCGCCTCTGGTACGTCGGCTTCACGCGCGCCGCAGACGAATTGATACTGTGCGGCGCTTATAAAAAAAGAAAAGGCGGAAGCTTCGGCGGCAAAGATTCGATAATGCTGCGCCTGCTCGAAAGCGGCAGAGAAGATGCGACGCTGCTGACCTGCGATGTACGGGAAAGAAAAAACTCCGCCGGCCTACCCGCGCGCCCCGCCGCGGAGCCGATGGAACTCGCCGAGGAAGTCCCCGCGAAGCTTGGACGGATATCCGCGTCCGCCTACGCGCTGCTCTCGTGGTGCCCCGCCGCCTACCGCACCGTTTACAGACAGGGGCGCGCGGCGAACTGGCTCGTCAAAGGCGGCGACGGGGGCGGTTCGGAGTTCGGCTCCCTATCCCACTGGCTGCTCGCGCGCTGGGACTTTGACGCCGCGAGCCTCGCCGGCTGGCTGCCGCTTCAAAAAGACGATCCGCTGTTCGAACGGGTGTCGCGCCGCCTGCCGGCGGAGCTTCGCGGAGAGTTTGCCGACGACGCCAAGCGGCGCGAAGCGCGCGAGCTTTTAACGGAATATTCGCGGAGCGCGGAGTGCGCGAAATTCGCCGCGCTCGCCGCCGACGGCGCGCGCCCGCTGATGCGCGAAACGCGCTTTCGCGTGCCCGACAGGGGTACGCTGCTCGTGGGCTCGACGGACGTATTCTGGCAGGACCAATCCGGGCTGCACCTCAGAGACTGGAAGACGTCGGCCGAAAAATATTCTCCCTCGTGGTACTACGAGCGGCAGCTCGAATTCTACGCCTACGCGCTGCATAAGAATCAGAAAAAAAATAGCGGCGCGGCGCCCATCGACTCCGCGATAATCTACCTGCGTTCGCCTGAGCGCGTAAGAGAGCCGCGCGCATATAGCGAAGAAGATTTTTCGGCGATAGCGGAGGCGATCGAAGCCGCGGCCGTCACGGCGCTCTCCGGGAGCTTTGCCGGCGCGGTCGAGAGGTGCGGCGAATGCCCGTGGAGAAGAGAGTGCGCCGCGCGCACATCGGGCAAGGATGATTAA
- a CDS encoding PD-(D/E)XK nuclease family protein: MPLTVAAYYNISDRAKELRAFYDEYKTDAAFVVPSGLDRDALSDLICGDEPFFGARPTVWTLGDLLGEFSHITGSRVRIIDPPDHHLILRHLLEKYIAEREAAGASVAPGLRHRGFVSLLGENIKDLLSEEVSPERLKSSLFGEEEPDASRPEDILLSLYERYVDYLREYDLADAAQIPTLAREELNNSLVLDFVKSKKFIFAGFLSFNGAQLKFVKALAEAAELAMFQPETGLDDFYDGIRQLDSEYSQRPEWDVPVVRLEAGSDGLEAESAAREIALWAKGEGVLTALGELDNYGEIGISAPARWLALMEYALSRYKIAYNVRVRGTVAETLAGELPGMIWRACASGFDSYNTSILLANPLLFSSVDGKTLGARCPSSLLPEGRKGWRAALSGEDRARFEEICVLCDDLYGDKKRHRPSDVLSIWRDFLEKCRVVEAASRVAADESGLDGGVRDVSYALHELEKKIRNLDDAAKYIGPAADISLCGAEAAAFVDDWAAAATLPIQLPQRRSLTLYAGMPPTLTEHKYWFVMGADGNSWPGVMRESMLLRNEYKSKFNAAQLKGEPEREKGAPHLPEIREERERREAIFRRLAATGREGVVFCRALYDESREQAPDSQFVLSMLKERPGCGRKWRLAASARFGTQDALPDGERPRFLGAEVSGSRCERGAEFVKPVGVATPTGEKPIVRVSDLDLWRACPYLYWCERHLRLEVPGAELYDPLAAGTLSHRVWEEAFGGKKKNPELSLRGCAAESWTRLKAESYPALDADRRLARFEKSLMRQILDLAALQDEIEARIPRFGRLEVKSEYKLDDFEVDGVIFRAKADRVDFYENGAVVMDYKLGKSYPHMPELQVPAYGVILNAAGIDILGLGWFGQSDCTLSGYFSGEIFGAYDVQGTKRSRKCPEERMEEATASMSEMAGAVKRGVYEPSYNSDSALCKNCRYFTLCRKRDLPWYLVKEEEEGSDE; encoded by the coding sequence GTGCCTTTGACAGTCGCTGCCTATTATAATATTTCCGATAGGGCGAAGGAACTGCGCGCTTTTTACGACGAGTACAAAACGGACGCGGCGTTCGTCGTCCCGTCGGGGCTCGACCGAGACGCTTTGAGCGATCTCATCTGCGGCGACGAACCATTTTTCGGCGCGCGCCCGACGGTCTGGACGCTCGGCGACCTGCTCGGCGAATTTTCCCATATCACGGGCTCCCGCGTTCGGATCATCGACCCGCCAGACCATCATTTGATTCTCAGGCATCTTCTTGAAAAATATATCGCGGAGCGCGAAGCGGCCGGCGCCTCCGTAGCGCCCGGGCTGCGCCACCGCGGTTTCGTCTCCCTGCTCGGAGAAAATATCAAGGATCTGCTCTCGGAGGAGGTTTCGCCGGAGCGCCTCAAGTCGTCGCTCTTCGGCGAAGAGGAGCCGGACGCGTCGCGCCCGGAGGACATCCTGCTCTCTCTTTACGAAAGATATGTGGATTATCTCAGAGAATACGATTTAGCCGACGCGGCGCAGATTCCCACGCTTGCGCGCGAAGAGCTGAATAATTCTCTCGTCCTTGATTTCGTCAAAAGCAAAAAATTTATTTTCGCCGGCTTCCTCTCCTTCAACGGCGCTCAACTCAAATTCGTCAAGGCTCTCGCCGAGGCCGCGGAGCTTGCTATGTTTCAGCCGGAGACCGGGCTGGACGATTTTTACGACGGCATAAGGCAGCTTGACAGCGAATATTCGCAGCGCCCGGAATGGGACGTCCCCGTCGTCAGGCTCGAAGCGGGCTCCGACGGCCTGGAAGCCGAGTCGGCGGCGCGCGAGATAGCGCTGTGGGCGAAGGGCGAAGGCGTTCTGACGGCACTCGGAGAGCTCGACAATTACGGCGAGATAGGGATTTCGGCACCGGCAAGATGGCTTGCGCTGATGGAGTACGCGCTGTCGCGCTATAAGATCGCTTACAACGTCAGGGTGCGCGGCACAGTCGCCGAAACGCTGGCAGGCGAGCTGCCGGGGATGATATGGCGCGCCTGCGCCTCCGGCTTCGACAGTTACAACACGTCTATACTGCTCGCGAACCCGCTGCTTTTTTCGAGCGTGGACGGCAAAACGCTCGGCGCGCGCTGCCCCTCCTCTCTACTGCCGGAGGGGCGCAAAGGCTGGCGCGCGGCTCTGAGCGGAGAGGACAGAGCGCGCTTCGAAGAGATATGCGTGCTCTGCGATGATCTTTACGGTGATAAAAAGAGGCACAGACCGTCGGACGTCCTTTCCATCTGGCGTGATTTTCTGGAGAAGTGCCGCGTCGTCGAGGCCGCGTCGCGCGTCGCGGCCGACGAAAGCGGGCTCGACGGCGGCGTCCGCGACGTCTCTTACGCGCTGCACGAGCTGGAGAAGAAGATTCGAAATCTTGACGACGCCGCGAAGTATATCGGCCCGGCGGCCGATATATCTCTTTGCGGAGCGGAAGCGGCCGCCTTCGTCGACGACTGGGCGGCTGCCGCGACGCTGCCGATACAGCTGCCGCAGCGCCGTTCGCTGACGCTTTACGCCGGGATGCCGCCGACGCTCACGGAACATAAGTACTGGTTCGTAATGGGGGCCGACGGGAACAGCTGGCCGGGCGTCATGCGCGAGTCGATGCTGTTGCGCAACGAATATAAGTCGAAGTTCAACGCGGCTCAGTTGAAGGGCGAGCCTGAAAGGGAGAAGGGCGCGCCGCATCTGCCTGAAATACGCGAGGAACGCGAGCGCCGCGAGGCGATATTCCGCCGTCTCGCCGCGACGGGGCGGGAGGGAGTCGTCTTTTGCCGCGCGCTTTACGACGAGTCTCGCGAGCAGGCGCCGGATTCGCAGTTCGTACTTTCGATGCTCAAAGAGAGGCCGGGCTGCGGCAGGAAGTGGCGCCTTGCCGCTTCGGCGCGCTTCGGCACCCAGGATGCCCTTCCGGACGGCGAAAGGCCGCGCTTCCTGGGCGCGGAGGTCTCGGGCTCGCGCTGTGAGCGCGGTGCGGAATTCGTCAAACCTGTCGGCGTCGCAACGCCGACAGGCGAAAAGCCGATCGTGCGCGTGAGCGATCTCGACCTCTGGCGCGCCTGCCCGTATCTTTACTGGTGCGAAAGACATCTGCGCCTCGAAGTCCCCGGCGCGGAGCTATACGACCCGCTTGCCGCTGGGACGCTCTCCCACAGGGTGTGGGAGGAGGCTTTCGGCGGAAAGAAGAAAAATCCGGAGCTTTCCCTTCGCGGCTGCGCGGCGGAGAGCTGGACGCGCCTAAAAGCGGAATCTTACCCCGCGCTCGACGCGGACAGGCGCCTCGCGCGCTTTGAAAAGAGCCTGATGCGGCAGATTTTAGACCTCGCAGCTTTGCAGGACGAAATAGAGGCGCGCATCCCGCGGTTCGGAAGGCTCGAAGTCAAAAGCGAATACAAGCTCGACGATTTTGAAGTCGACGGCGTGATTTTCAGAGCGAAGGCGGACAGGGTCGACTTTTACGAAAATGGCGCCGTCGTTATGGATTACAAGCTCGGGAAGAGCTACCCACATATGCCGGAGCTTCAGGTCCCCGCCTATGGCGTTATCCTGAACGCAGCGGGGATCGATATTCTCGGGCTCGGGTGGTTCGGACAGAGCGACTGCACCCTTTCGGGATATTTCAGCGGCGAAATTTTCGGCGCTTACGATGTGCAGGGCACTAAAAGGTCGCGCAAGTGCCCGGAGGAGCGCATGGAGGAAGCGACGGCCTCGATGTCCGAAATGGCCGGCGCGGTCAAAAGGGGCGTTTACGAGCCGAGCTACAACTCTGATTCGGCTCTCTGTAAAAATTGCCGGTATTTCACTCTCTGCCGCAAGCGCGATCTGCCGTGGTATTTAGTGAAGGAAGAGGAGGAGGGGAGCGATGAGTAA
- a CDS encoding nitroreductase family protein: protein MEKFIELAKKRGSCRAFTDKAVEKELLLSCVEAASLAPSACNSQPWKFTIVTDPEKRKELAELTHDTGFNQWADKAPAFIVVSEDAHPAVIKSVADRYGESRFSEGDVGMATAYLLLQAEELGLGSCVIGTFVDAKVKRLLGISEADTARAIIALGYPAEAPRPKKRKGVEEIAKII from the coding sequence ATGGAAAAATTCATCGAACTTGCGAAAAAGCGCGGAAGCTGCCGCGCCTTCACCGACAAAGCTGTGGAAAAGGAGCTGCTGCTCTCCTGCGTCGAAGCCGCCTCTCTCGCGCCTTCGGCGTGCAACAGCCAGCCCTGGAAATTCACGATAGTCACCGATCCGGAGAAGAGAAAAGAGCTCGCCGAACTGACGCACGACACCGGCTTCAACCAGTGGGCCGACAAAGCGCCGGCCTTCATCGTAGTATCGGAAGACGCGCACCCCGCGGTCATCAAGAGCGTAGCAGACCGCTACGGCGAAAGCCGCTTCTCCGAAGGCGACGTCGGCATGGCGACCGCCTACCTGCTGCTGCAGGCCGAAGAACTCGGCCTTGGCAGCTGCGTGATAGGGACCTTCGTCGACGCGAAAGTCAAGCGACTGCTCGGCATCAGCGAAGCGGACACCGCGCGCGCCATAATCGCGCTCGGCTACCCAGCCGAAGCGCCGCGTCCCAAAAAGCGCAAGGGCGTCGAAGAGATCGCGAAAATAATATAA
- the aspS gene encoding aspartate--tRNA ligase, protein MERHYDAAWQRTMYCGAPRVEDAGKKAVLNGWLRCRRDLGGIIFIELWDKTGVTQVVFNPELNAEAHGRAGALRSEYVLAVRGTLRRRPEGTENPELATGEVELLVEDFIVLSPAKLIPFEIDNADSVNEDLRLKYRYLDLRRASMQANLKARHDVTLYTRNYFSDNGFIEIETPMLTKSTPEGARDYLVPSRVNPGKFYALPQSPQIFKQLLMVGGCDRYMQIVKCFRDEDLRADRQPEFTQIDLEMSFITEEDIMTLVENYLAGLFKAVRGAEVETPFPRMTWREAMDKYGVDKPDMRIPMEMVSLEEAFKGGENPFSGLAENGTIKGLRLPGGAALSRKELSELESRAKALGAKGMANFQVKGGELKGPLVKFMSEEQTAKLKEISCIEDGDALFIMADENWRKACEILGQIRLELGRDRGMVREGFRFLWVTEFPLFGWDDEEGRYTAVHHPFTAPMNEDVDFLLTEPGKVRSRAYDVVLNGTELGGGSIRIHNPEMQQKAFQALNFTPEAAKERFGFLLEGLSYGTPPHGGLAIGLDRLVMLMTGGKSIRDVMAFPKNQKAQCPMSDAPSEVEKKQLDELSIKTIEPLVK, encoded by the coding sequence ATGGAACGACATTATGACGCCGCATGGCAGAGGACGATGTACTGCGGGGCTCCGCGCGTCGAAGACGCCGGAAAGAAGGCCGTGCTCAACGGCTGGCTCAGATGCCGCCGCGACCTTGGCGGAATCATCTTCATCGAACTGTGGGACAAGACCGGGGTGACTCAGGTGGTCTTCAACCCCGAGCTCAACGCCGAGGCGCACGGACGCGCCGGAGCGCTGCGCAGCGAGTACGTCTTAGCCGTGCGCGGCACGCTTCGCAGGCGCCCCGAGGGGACGGAAAATCCGGAGCTCGCGACCGGTGAAGTCGAACTTCTCGTCGAAGACTTCATCGTGCTGTCGCCGGCTAAGCTCATCCCCTTCGAAATAGACAACGCGGACAGCGTGAACGAAGACCTCCGCCTTAAGTACCGCTATCTCGACCTGCGCCGCGCGTCGATGCAGGCCAACCTGAAAGCGCGCCACGACGTCACGCTTTACACGCGAAACTACTTCTCCGACAACGGCTTCATCGAAATAGAGACGCCGATGCTCACGAAGTCGACGCCGGAGGGCGCGCGCGACTACCTCGTGCCGTCGCGCGTCAATCCAGGCAAATTCTACGCGCTGCCGCAGTCGCCGCAGATATTCAAACAGCTGCTGATGGTAGGCGGCTGCGACCGCTACATGCAGATAGTGAAGTGCTTCCGCGACGAAGACCTGCGCGCCGACCGCCAGCCGGAATTCACGCAGATAGACCTTGAGATGAGCTTCATCACCGAAGAGGACATAATGACGCTCGTCGAAAACTACCTCGCAGGGCTCTTCAAGGCAGTCAGGGGCGCGGAGGTCGAAACGCCCTTCCCGCGCATGACGTGGAGGGAAGCGATGGACAAATACGGCGTCGACAAACCGGACATGAGAATCCCCATGGAGATGGTCTCGCTGGAAGAAGCTTTCAAAGGCGGAGAAAATCCCTTCTCCGGCCTCGCCGAAAACGGGACGATAAAGGGGTTGCGCCTGCCCGGAGGGGCCGCGCTCTCGCGCAAAGAGCTCTCGGAGCTCGAAAGCCGCGCGAAGGCGCTCGGCGCGAAGGGAATGGCCAACTTCCAGGTCAAGGGCGGAGAGCTCAAAGGCCCTCTCGTCAAATTCATGAGCGAAGAACAGACGGCGAAGCTGAAAGAAATATCCTGCATAGAAGACGGCGACGCGCTCTTCATCATGGCCGATGAAAACTGGCGCAAGGCCTGCGAGATATTAGGGCAGATCCGCCTCGAGCTCGGACGCGACCGCGGCATGGTGCGGGAGGGCTTCCGCTTCCTCTGGGTCACCGAATTCCCGCTCTTCGGATGGGACGACGAAGAGGGGCGCTACACGGCCGTCCATCATCCCTTCACCGCTCCGATGAACGAGGACGTCGATTTCCTGCTAACGGAGCCGGGCAAAGTGCGTTCGCGCGCCTACGACGTCGTCCTCAACGGCACGGAGCTCGGCGGCGGCTCGATAAGGATACACAACCCCGAAATGCAGCAGAAGGCCTTCCAGGCGCTCAACTTCACGCCCGAAGCAGCGAAGGAACGCTTCGGCTTCCTGCTCGAAGGGCTCAGCTACGGCACGCCGCCGCACGGCGGGCTGGCGATCGGCCTCGACCGCCTCGTCATGCTGATGACGGGCGGCAAATCGATACGCGACGTCATGGCCTTCCCGAAAAACCAGAAGGCGCAGTGCCCGATGAGCGACGCGCCGTCCGAAGTCGAAAAAAAACAGCTTGACGAGCTATCTATAAAAACGATAGAGCCGCTCGTGAAATAA
- the hisS gene encoding histidine--tRNA ligase, which translates to MEAVKAPRGTRDILGDESWKWAYVTGVCRDVADDYGYKEVHLPIFEHTELFCRGVGDTTDIVEKEMYTFTDKGGRSVTLRPELTASMVRSYIENEMSKGPQPAKLWGIGPMFRYERPQKGRYRQFVQLDIEALGAQDALVDLEVIDFSMELYRRLGLRNLQVVLNSVGCPKCRPVYRRVLQDFLSPRFDELCDTCKSRFDRNPLRILDCKSPICKEITEDAPAVTDCLCDECREHYERLNRGLEKIGASVVHDKRLVRGLDYYTKTAYEIQSGDLGAQNAVCGGGRYDNLAEAIGGPHVPGVGFASGIERVVLTMEAQGCSFGEKPESKVYVVAAEPSARLDAMALLRELRMNRISADMDYMGRSMKGQMKAAGAAAEYACIIGTSEIEKGVVTVKNLKEGAQEELTAEQLINKLK; encoded by the coding sequence ATGGAAGCAGTGAAGGCCCCGCGCGGCACGAGGGACATACTCGGCGACGAATCTTGGAAGTGGGCTTACGTGACCGGCGTTTGCCGCGACGTGGCGGATGATTACGGATATAAAGAAGTTCATCTCCCGATATTTGAACATACGGAGCTATTCTGCCGCGGCGTCGGCGATACGACGGACATCGTTGAAAAAGAGATGTACACTTTCACAGACAAAGGCGGCCGCAGCGTGACGCTGCGCCCCGAGCTCACGGCGTCGATGGTGCGCTCCTACATTGAAAATGAAATGAGTAAGGGGCCGCAGCCAGCGAAGCTCTGGGGCATCGGCCCGATGTTCCGCTACGAGAGGCCGCAGAAGGGGCGCTATCGCCAGTTCGTCCAGCTCGACATCGAAGCGTTGGGCGCGCAGGACGCTCTCGTCGACCTCGAAGTCATAGATTTTTCGATGGAGCTCTACCGCAGGCTCGGGCTCCGCAACCTTCAGGTCGTGCTCAACTCCGTCGGCTGCCCGAAGTGCCGCCCCGTCTACCGCAGGGTGCTGCAGGACTTCCTTAGCCCGCGCTTCGACGAGCTCTGCGACACGTGCAAAAGCCGCTTCGACAGGAACCCTCTGCGCATACTCGACTGCAAGAGCCCGATATGCAAAGAGATAACGGAAGACGCGCCGGCCGTGACGGACTGCCTCTGCGACGAGTGCCGCGAGCACTATGAGCGGCTCAACCGCGGGCTTGAAAAGATCGGCGCATCCGTCGTCCACGACAAGCGCCTTGTGCGCGGTCTCGACTATTACACGAAGACCGCCTACGAGATTCAGTCCGGCGACTTGGGCGCTCAGAACGCGGTGTGCGGCGGCGGACGCTACGACAATCTCGCCGAAGCCATAGGCGGCCCGCACGTTCCCGGCGTCGGCTTCGCCTCCGGCATCGAGCGCGTCGTGCTTACGATGGAGGCTCAGGGCTGCTCCTTCGGCGAAAAGCCGGAGAGCAAAGTCTACGTCGTCGCTGCGGAGCCCTCGGCGCGCCTCGACGCGATGGCCCTCCTGCGCGAGCTGCGCATGAACAGAATCTCCGCCGACATGGATTACATGGGACGCTCGATGAAGGGACAGATGAAAGCGGCCGGAGCTGCGGCCGAATACGCCTGCATCATAGGTACGAGTGAAATCGAAAAGGGCGTCGTCACCGTCAAAAATCTCAAAGAGGGCGCGCAGGAAGAGCTTACCGCGGAGCAGCTGATAAACAAGCTGAAGTAA